The Lacipirellula parvula genome window below encodes:
- a CDS encoding ABC transporter ATP-binding protein, which produces MALLRLSTPNIPSIAPAPMTLAIETKQLTRYFDDVQAVKSVNLAVQRGSLYGFLGPNGAGKSTTIKMLTGILVPSSGEISLLGKNPWNRDESIAIKQRTGVVPEDLALFDNLTAREYLTFTGRMYSMDLGTIRTRSEELLSLLKLEGVEKKLTVEYSHGMKKKLALAAAILPNPDLLFLDEPFEGVDAVTSRVIRDILSIYVGRGSTVFITSHVLEIIERICTHVGIIANGQLVEQTSLEELRRGSSLEQRFLEKVGRPDAEQIDLAWLKDSPVRADAPSAVLPVESSSEGSAS; this is translated from the coding sequence GTGGCATTGTTGCGACTCAGCACGCCGAACATCCCCTCGATCGCGCCCGCCCCCATGACGCTAGCCATCGAAACGAAACAACTCACTCGGTACTTCGACGACGTCCAAGCGGTCAAGTCCGTCAATCTCGCCGTGCAGCGGGGCAGCTTGTACGGGTTTCTGGGGCCGAACGGCGCCGGCAAATCGACGACGATCAAGATGCTGACGGGCATTCTCGTCCCCTCGTCCGGCGAAATCTCTCTGCTCGGCAAGAATCCCTGGAACAGAGACGAATCGATCGCGATCAAGCAGCGCACGGGAGTCGTTCCGGAAGACCTCGCTTTGTTCGACAATCTTACGGCCCGCGAGTACCTCACCTTCACGGGGCGCATGTATTCGATGGATCTCGGTACGATCCGCACGCGCTCGGAAGAACTCCTCTCGCTGCTCAAGCTCGAAGGGGTTGAGAAGAAGCTCACCGTCGAATACTCGCACGGCATGAAAAAGAAGCTTGCGCTCGCTGCAGCGATCCTACCGAACCCCGATCTGCTGTTTCTCGACGAACCATTCGAAGGCGTCGACGCCGTGACGTCGCGCGTCATCCGCGACATCCTTTCGATTTACGTCGGCCGCGGCTCGACGGTATTCATTACGTCCCACGTGCTGGAAATCATCGAACGCATTTGCACGCATGTCGGCATCATCGCTAACGGCCAGCTGGTCGAACAAACCTCGCTGGAGGAACTCCGCCGAGGCAGTTCGCTCGAACAACGCTTCTTGGAGAAGGTGGGGCGGCCCGATGCCGAGCAGATTGACCTCGCCTGGCTGAAAGATAGCCCCGTTCGCGCCGACGCGCCATCGGCAGTCTTGCCGGTCGAATCATCGAGCGAGGGCAGCGCATCATGA
- a CDS encoding aldose 1-epimerase family protein, with the protein METRPTSSLAQSLVIAPFDVYRNESHSTPHCSLAQGTEAVKRLLCMLFTIVAVSAHVLHASEFVLIDSAANINVSEFEKSETDFPQLRTGPWRVEKQLLHGGKQEGTELIVVSNGKLRFGVSPTRGLSVVFLEQVANAKFPVGWKSPVTEIVHPQFIDLESRSGLGWLDGFNEWMCRCGLEFAGHPGKDTFTTNTGEKGELTLTLHGKIGNTPASRVVFSVDDAPPHRIRIKGTAFERSFHGPNLKLEAEVSTVPGTESIEIHDRVTNLGGSPQEFQLIYHTNYGPPILEKGSRIVSAIESLEPMNDRAAEGVDRWNTCEGPTPGFVEQVYLAHAAGDADGSTSVMIENASGSRGASVSWNINQLPYLTVWKNTASQAEGYVTGLEPGTGFPFNRWVERHFGRVPTLKPGESREFSLSFSVHPDKASVQKMRQRIEAIQQRTPASISTTAPKIPEFDANAD; encoded by the coding sequence ATGGAGACGCGGCCGACCTCCTCGCTCGCTCAATCGCTTGTCATCGCTCCATTCGACGTGTATCGCAACGAGTCGCACTCGACGCCGCACTGCTCGCTTGCCCAGGGAACAGAAGCCGTGAAGAGATTGCTGTGCATGCTTTTTACGATCGTCGCCGTATCGGCGCACGTTCTGCACGCTTCCGAGTTTGTGCTGATTGACTCCGCCGCGAACATTAACGTTTCCGAGTTCGAAAAGTCAGAAACTGATTTTCCGCAACTGCGAACGGGTCCTTGGCGAGTCGAGAAACAGCTCCTGCACGGCGGCAAGCAAGAAGGAACCGAACTCATTGTTGTGAGCAACGGGAAGCTCCGCTTCGGCGTCTCTCCCACGCGCGGACTGAGCGTTGTCTTTCTTGAGCAGGTTGCGAATGCGAAGTTTCCCGTTGGCTGGAAGTCGCCGGTGACCGAGATCGTCCACCCGCAATTCATCGATCTCGAAAGTCGCAGCGGCCTAGGGTGGCTGGACGGCTTCAACGAATGGATGTGCCGCTGCGGCCTCGAGTTCGCCGGGCATCCGGGAAAGGACACGTTCACCACCAACACGGGCGAGAAAGGCGAACTGACGCTCACGCTCCACGGCAAGATCGGCAACACGCCGGCGTCGCGCGTCGTCTTCTCCGTCGACGACGCGCCGCCCCATCGCATCCGCATCAAGGGAACGGCGTTTGAGCGTTCATTTCACGGCCCGAACCTCAAGCTCGAAGCTGAGGTGTCGACGGTTCCCGGAACCGAGTCGATCGAGATTCACGATCGCGTCACCAATCTCGGCGGCAGTCCTCAAGAATTTCAATTGATTTATCATACGAACTACGGTCCGCCGATCCTCGAGAAAGGATCTCGCATCGTCAGCGCAATCGAAAGCCTCGAGCCAATGAACGACCGTGCGGCGGAAGGCGTCGACCGCTGGAACACTTGCGAAGGCCCGACGCCCGGCTTCGTGGAACAGGTTTACCTAGCCCACGCAGCCGGCGACGCGGACGGCTCAACGAGCGTCATGATTGAGAACGCCTCCGGCTCGCGCGGCGCGAGCGTCAGTTGGAACATCAACCAACTGCCTTATCTCACCGTGTGGAAGAACACTGCCTCGCAGGCAGAGGGGTACGTCACGGGCCTGGAGCCGGGAACCGGATTTCCCTTCAATCGCTGGGTGGAACGCCATTTCGGCCGGGTGCCCACGCTGAAGCCGGGAGAATCCCGGGAATTCTCGCTGTCGTTCAGCGTTCACCCGGACAAGGCGTCGGTTCAAAAAATGCGGCAACGCATTGAAGCGATTCAGCAGCGAACACCGGCTTCGATTTCAACGACTGCGCCGAAGATTCCCGAGTTCGATGCGAACGCGGACTGA
- a CDS encoding LacI family DNA-binding transcriptional regulator, giving the protein MLHSRPVERQSAARAAAVIGASLGTANVSTAMGTSTSKHRRIVDAVRDRIRSGALQPGDRIPSDTEFVREFGVSRPTVAKALQELQAHGLVQRKVGSGTFVLRSEVQMPRSFGLLISGLGKTEIFEPICAQMAAAAQDYGHSILWGADVRRSDPSGEADFALSLCNHFALSNVAGVFFAPVELVEGQEEVNDKIIATLTKAKIPVVLLDRDYVPYPERSTFDLVGVDNRRVGYMMTRHFFQRGCERVIFVAREHSASTIDARIAGFTEAVVKHSGAFDSKLVHRCDPRDLTQLKKVIDRLKPDGIVCGNDVTAGQLMHSLDQLGLKVPGDVRVAGVDDVKYAELLRVPLTTVRQPCVAIGEAAFRAMLDRVESPDAPARDILLGCELVVRQSTA; this is encoded by the coding sequence ATGTTGCATTCCCGCCCCGTTGAACGCCAATCTGCTGCCCGAGCTGCCGCCGTCATTGGCGCCAGTTTGGGCACGGCCAATGTATCGACCGCTATGGGAACGAGCACCAGCAAACATCGCCGAATCGTCGACGCGGTGCGAGATCGCATCCGCAGCGGCGCGCTGCAACCTGGCGACCGAATTCCGTCGGACACCGAATTCGTGCGCGAGTTCGGCGTTTCGCGGCCGACCGTAGCCAAAGCGCTGCAGGAGCTTCAGGCCCACGGTCTGGTGCAACGCAAAGTCGGCTCGGGGACGTTCGTGCTTCGCAGCGAAGTACAGATGCCGCGCAGTTTCGGCCTGCTGATTTCCGGGCTGGGGAAGACGGAGATCTTCGAGCCAATTTGCGCTCAGATGGCGGCCGCGGCGCAAGATTACGGTCATTCAATTCTGTGGGGGGCCGACGTTCGCCGTAGCGATCCTAGCGGCGAGGCCGACTTTGCGCTGTCGCTGTGCAACCACTTTGCTCTCAGCAACGTCGCCGGCGTGTTTTTCGCGCCGGTGGAACTCGTCGAAGGGCAGGAGGAAGTCAACGACAAGATCATCGCGACGCTCACGAAAGCAAAGATCCCTGTGGTGCTGCTCGACAGGGACTACGTTCCCTATCCGGAACGGAGTACGTTTGATCTCGTCGGCGTCGACAACCGTCGCGTCGGCTACATGATGACGCGGCATTTCTTTCAACGAGGATGCGAGCGGGTCATTTTCGTCGCGCGGGAACACTCGGCGTCGACCATCGACGCGCGGATCGCGGGGTTCACGGAAGCCGTCGTCAAACATTCCGGCGCGTTCGACTCGAAGCTGGTCCACCGCTGCGATCCGCGCGACCTGACGCAATTGAAGAAGGTTATCGATCGGCTCAAGCCAGACGGCATTGTGTGCGGCAACGACGTCACGGCTGGGCAGCTGATGCACAGCCTTGATCAGCTTGGGCTAAAAGTTCCCGGCGACGTACGCGTTGCTGGCGTCGACGACGTGAAGTACGCGGAATTGCTGCGCGTTCCGTTGACCACCGTGCGCCAGCCCTGCGTCGCGATTGGCGAAGCCGCGTTTCGGGCGATGCTCGATCGCGTTGAGTCGCCCGATGCGCCGGCGCGCGACATTCTGCTAGGGTGCGAACTGGTTGTTCGCCAGTCGACGGCATAG
- a CDS encoding glycoside hydrolase family 32 protein, with amino-acid sequence MFNVCTQRSSQWLLLFSALLAAAVSASVRADEFLFPNADFESGALEGWAVEGDAFQHQPTKGDNPQVRGRESSALEGEFWIGGFEKATGREGRPGDAFTDDAVGTLVSPEFTIKKPFISFLIGGGNHAGKSGVKLRCDGEEIDLATGSDSETMSRTSYDVSRFLGKRAQLIVYDNVRGGWGHINVDSFTGTDKPAAGSMGEFALQEGIPASPGDDDSYSEPLRPQFHFSARKGWLNDPNGMMFDGEKYHLFFQHNPLAPVWGNMTWGHATSPDMVHWTQQDHALLPYRVDRQPGTIFSGTAVVDHNNSLGKQRGDQKTLVAFFTFAGKPKFYQAMAYSTDGGKTWSYWNDGRAVVENQGFDDGERDPKVFWHEPSGKWVMVLWVKQNPGKVRFFTSDDLVHWEHASDLDREWAFECMDLVFLPVDGDKNEMKAVIYDASFDYEVGTFDGREFHTESGPHVAGGGNFYAAQSFNDMPDDRVVQIGWMRGGPNAAEKYGLPFNQQMAFPYELTLRRIGGELRLAGQPIDEIGKLVDQSSVLQNVTLSDGENLLADQPPLDLVDLEIEFVPGTAKDLEIRLAGALLKYDVAGQRLLQRAVDDGGNATEIVVLDNLTPRDGVVKLRFLIDRLSVESFAFDGERFFAAYYAPQDRNAAPSITAQGGEVEVKKLEVRRLKSAWTGG; translated from the coding sequence ATGTTCAACGTTTGTACTCAACGCTCGTCGCAATGGCTTCTGTTGTTCTCGGCGCTGTTGGCAGCTGCTGTATCCGCCAGTGTGCGCGCCGACGAATTTCTGTTTCCCAACGCAGACTTCGAGAGCGGAGCCCTCGAAGGTTGGGCGGTCGAGGGGGATGCGTTTCAGCACCAGCCGACGAAGGGCGACAATCCACAAGTGCGCGGTCGCGAATCGAGCGCTCTTGAGGGCGAGTTTTGGATTGGCGGATTTGAGAAAGCGACGGGCCGCGAAGGCCGCCCAGGCGATGCCTTTACCGACGACGCCGTCGGTACGCTCGTTTCGCCTGAATTCACCATTAAGAAGCCGTTTATCAGTTTCCTGATCGGCGGCGGAAATCATGCGGGGAAGTCGGGCGTGAAGCTCCGCTGCGATGGCGAGGAGATCGATCTTGCCACGGGCTCCGATTCAGAAACGATGTCGCGGACCAGCTATGACGTCTCGCGCTTCCTCGGGAAGCGTGCGCAACTGATCGTGTACGACAATGTGCGCGGAGGTTGGGGGCACATTAACGTCGATTCGTTCACCGGGACCGACAAGCCTGCGGCGGGTTCGATGGGCGAGTTCGCGCTGCAGGAAGGTATTCCCGCCTCGCCGGGCGACGATGATTCCTACAGCGAGCCGTTGCGGCCGCAGTTTCATTTCAGCGCTCGCAAGGGGTGGCTCAACGATCCCAACGGGATGATGTTCGACGGCGAGAAGTATCATCTCTTCTTTCAGCACAATCCGCTCGCGCCTGTGTGGGGCAACATGACCTGGGGGCACGCGACGAGCCCCGACATGGTGCATTGGACGCAGCAAGATCATGCGCTGCTGCCGTATCGGGTCGATCGGCAACCAGGAACGATTTTCTCGGGCACGGCGGTCGTCGATCACAACAACAGCCTCGGCAAGCAGCGGGGCGATCAGAAAACGCTCGTGGCGTTCTTTACCTTTGCGGGCAAGCCGAAGTTCTACCAAGCGATGGCCTATAGCACGGATGGCGGTAAGACTTGGTCGTATTGGAACGACGGCCGCGCGGTGGTCGAGAATCAGGGATTCGACGATGGCGAGCGCGATCCAAAAGTCTTCTGGCACGAGCCGAGCGGCAAGTGGGTGATGGTGCTGTGGGTGAAGCAGAACCCAGGAAAGGTGCGATTCTTTACTTCCGACGATCTTGTGCATTGGGAGCACGCTTCAGATCTCGATCGCGAATGGGCGTTTGAATGTATGGATCTGGTGTTCCTGCCAGTCGATGGCGACAAGAACGAGATGAAGGCGGTCATCTACGACGCCAGCTTCGACTACGAGGTGGGAACGTTCGACGGGCGCGAGTTCCACACCGAGTCGGGGCCGCACGTTGCCGGCGGCGGCAACTTCTACGCGGCTCAGTCGTTTAACGACATGCCAGACGATCGCGTCGTGCAGATCGGTTGGATGCGCGGCGGGCCCAACGCTGCGGAGAAGTATGGCCTGCCGTTCAACCAACAAATGGCGTTTCCGTACGAGCTGACGCTGCGGCGCATCGGCGGAGAGCTCCGCCTCGCCGGGCAGCCGATCGACGAGATCGGCAAGCTCGTCGACCAATCGTCGGTGCTCCAAAACGTCACTCTTAGCGATGGTGAGAATTTGCTCGCCGATCAGCCGCCGCTTGATCTGGTCGACCTCGAAATCGAGTTCGTCCCGGGAACGGCGAAAGATTTGGAAATCCGTCTGGCGGGAGCGTTGCTGAAGTACGACGTCGCGGGGCAGCGTTTGCTTCAGCGGGCGGTCGACGATGGGGGAAACGCGACCGAAATCGTTGTCTTAGACAATTTGACGCCGCGCGACGGCGTCGTGAAGTTACGTTTTTTGATTGACCGGTTGTCGGTCGAGTCGTTTGCGTTCGACGGCGAACGATTCTTCGCGGCTTACTACGCGCCACAGGATCGCAACGCCGCTCCGTCGATCACCGCCCAAGGGGGCGAGGTCGAAGTGAAAAAACTCGAAGTCCGGCGGCTCAAATCGGCTTGGACCGGAGGTTAG
- a CDS encoding LamG-like jellyroll fold domain-containing protein — protein sequence MRSWFRRGVLACAAVSGVVHGNAATAAELYDEQYRPQFHFSAKQGWLNDPNGLVYFEGKYHLFYQHNPFGTGWGNMSWGHATSPDLIHWTEKSPAIVGDPTGVKFSGTANIDYANTAGLQVGNTPTMLLHYTSVGSFDQRMAYSTDGGNSFRYYSGNPILPATPNKDDRDPQVFWHEASNKWVQALWVAETNARPSGIAFYGSPDMKNWSYLSETPGYFECPDIFELAVDGNSNNKRWVLYGADGKYQVGQFNGTAFVPDSPSQGKLTQDYGANFYAAQSWHNVPASDGRRIQVAWMNGASYPGMPFNQQMSFPVELTLHSTANGIQMYREPIAEISSLHGAEHAVNNTTLRPGTNPLAGLAGEQFHISTEIELGTSSSFGFNIRGTQVNYSVATQTLSVLGRTAPLAPINGRISLELLLDRSSLEVFGNSGAVSLTSGFLPSASNQQIGMFATGGNARIVSLSAFELNSAWPAQQPAAPQGLIGKWNFNEPSLAAGFVDKAGNDLLLSNSGIASGGSGVAGNGANLDNTGDYAFVPDNSLLNADSMSVSLWFRPDAAGQSANIVNKSRASAGNSWGLEQLADGRLKFLVSTENGGSTAIVTQQAVAINDWHHAVASYDAELGRLELFVDGKLAAAGEGAVSGPIAYDNSPMFLGKQMVGTGNAANAFDGAVDEMQIYGSALTPGEIRFVKLHPDLAATPDVYAPGPLTLQINSDTGATSIVNPTGSALSIKGYSIHSNANGLNVAGWQSLDDRTGGEYVNWQEANPTASSISEINIVGSLAIGAAGRLALGAPTAALGTPKFGTAVRNTEYAFEYLTATGLVQHGLVELMGSNATNNLVITVDPLSGQATLKNDSTYAVGLLGYSITSQSGALRPANGAWTSLADQGFNQLQEANPSATSLSELVPFAGNALVIAPGQTFTLGSLFNVAGDDDLQFQFYLSSNPLEGDFNADGAVNALDLQAWKAGFGTAYSGDHFVKWQRNYGKTSAQAAPVILRGVVRYGTVGAVVASVPEPATCSAAVLAFPFAAAVGRRRRAALISMNVN from the coding sequence ATGCGTTCGTGGTTTCGACGAGGCGTCCTGGCATGCGCGGCAGTTAGCGGAGTGGTACACGGCAATGCCGCGACTGCTGCCGAACTGTATGACGAGCAGTATCGACCCCAGTTCCACTTCAGCGCGAAGCAAGGCTGGTTGAACGACCCCAATGGTCTCGTGTACTTCGAAGGGAAGTACCACCTTTTCTATCAGCACAATCCGTTTGGAACGGGTTGGGGCAATATGTCGTGGGGACACGCCACGAGTCCCGACCTAATTCATTGGACGGAGAAGTCGCCCGCGATTGTCGGCGATCCAACGGGAGTGAAATTCAGCGGCACGGCGAATATCGACTACGCCAACACTGCCGGGCTGCAAGTCGGCAACACGCCGACGATGCTGCTGCACTACACCTCGGTTGGCTCGTTCGATCAGCGAATGGCGTACAGCACCGACGGCGGGAATAGCTTCCGCTACTACAGCGGTAATCCCATTCTGCCCGCGACGCCAAACAAGGACGACCGCGATCCGCAGGTTTTCTGGCACGAAGCGTCCAACAAATGGGTGCAGGCGCTGTGGGTGGCCGAGACGAATGCCCGCCCGTCGGGCATCGCGTTCTACGGTTCGCCAGATATGAAGAACTGGTCGTACCTCAGCGAAACGCCAGGCTACTTCGAATGCCCCGACATTTTCGAGTTGGCCGTCGACGGCAATTCCAACAACAAGCGGTGGGTCCTCTACGGCGCCGACGGCAAGTATCAGGTCGGGCAATTCAATGGGACGGCGTTCGTTCCTGACTCGCCGTCGCAAGGCAAGCTCACGCAAGACTACGGCGCCAACTTCTACGCCGCGCAGTCTTGGCACAACGTGCCGGCGAGCGATGGTCGCCGCATTCAGGTCGCATGGATGAATGGGGCCAGCTATCCCGGCATGCCGTTCAATCAACAAATGAGTTTCCCGGTGGAACTCACCCTGCACAGTACCGCGAACGGCATCCAGATGTATCGCGAGCCGATTGCAGAGATCTCTTCGCTGCACGGGGCCGAGCACGCGGTCAACAATACGACGCTCAGGCCAGGAACCAACCCGTTGGCTGGCCTCGCTGGAGAACAGTTCCACATCTCGACCGAGATCGAACTCGGCACATCGTCGTCGTTCGGCTTCAACATCCGCGGCACGCAAGTCAATTACAGCGTGGCTACGCAGACGCTTTCGGTGCTGGGGCGAACGGCGCCGCTCGCGCCGATCAATGGCCGCATCAGCCTGGAGCTGTTGCTCGACCGGTCGTCGTTGGAAGTGTTCGGCAACAGCGGCGCGGTTTCGTTGACGAGCGGTTTTCTGCCCTCGGCAAGCAATCAGCAGATCGGCATGTTTGCCACGGGGGGGAACGCACGGATCGTGTCGCTGTCGGCGTTCGAACTCAATTCGGCGTGGCCAGCGCAGCAACCGGCCGCGCCGCAAGGGCTGATCGGCAAGTGGAACTTCAACGAGCCGTCGCTTGCCGCAGGCTTCGTTGACAAAGCGGGCAACGACCTGCTGCTGTCGAACTCCGGGATCGCGTCGGGCGGAAGCGGCGTCGCAGGCAACGGCGCGAACCTCGACAACACCGGCGACTACGCTTTCGTACCCGACAACTCGCTGCTGAACGCCGACAGCATGAGCGTTTCGCTCTGGTTTCGTCCCGACGCAGCTGGGCAGAGCGCCAACATCGTCAACAAGTCGCGGGCGAGCGCGGGGAATTCTTGGGGGCTCGAACAACTGGCCGACGGCCGCCTCAAGTTTCTGGTGTCGACTGAGAATGGCGGTTCGACGGCGATTGTCACGCAACAAGCCGTGGCGATCAACGACTGGCATCATGCCGTTGCCTCCTACGATGCTGAACTTGGTCGACTGGAACTATTCGTCGATGGCAAGCTCGCGGCGGCCGGCGAAGGGGCGGTAAGCGGGCCGATTGCGTACGACAATAGCCCCATGTTCCTCGGCAAGCAGATGGTGGGGACCGGAAACGCCGCGAACGCGTTCGACGGCGCCGTAGACGAGATGCAGATCTACGGCAGCGCCCTCACGCCCGGCGAAATTCGATTCGTGAAGCTTCATCCCGACCTAGCGGCGACGCCCGACGTGTACGCTCCCGGGCCGCTGACGCTGCAGATCAATTCCGATACGGGGGCGACTTCGATCGTCAATCCGACGGGAAGTGCGTTGTCGATTAAAGGGTACTCCATCCACTCGAACGCCAACGGGCTGAACGTCGCCGGTTGGCAAAGTCTCGACGATCGTACCGGCGGCGAGTATGTCAATTGGCAGGAGGCGAATCCGACGGCGAGCAGCATCAGCGAGATCAACATCGTCGGGAGTTTGGCGATCGGCGCTGCGGGGCGTTTGGCTCTTGGTGCGCCGACGGCAGCGCTGGGTACGCCGAAGTTCGGGACGGCGGTTCGCAACACCGAGTATGCGTTTGAGTACCTGACCGCGACGGGGCTGGTGCAGCATGGGCTCGTCGAGTTGATGGGCAGCAACGCGACGAACAACCTGGTGATCACCGTCGATCCGTTGAGCGGACAGGCGACGCTTAAGAACGACTCGACCTACGCGGTCGGCCTGCTGGGGTACTCGATCACCTCGCAGAGCGGGGCGCTGCGGCCCGCCAATGGCGCTTGGACGAGTCTCGCTGATCAGGGATTTAACCAACTGCAAGAAGCGAACCCGAGCGCGACAAGCCTCTCAGAATTGGTTCCGTTTGCGGGCAATGCATTGGTGATCGCGCCGGGGCAGACGTTCACATTGGGAAGTCTCTTCAACGTGGCCGGCGACGATGACTTGCAGTTCCAATTCTATTTGTCTTCCAATCCATTGGAGGGCGATTTCAATGCCGATGGGGCAGTCAACGCGCTTGACCTGCAGGCTTGGAAGGCGGGATTCGGCACGGCTTACTCCGGCGACCACTTCGTTAAGTGGCAACGGAATTATGGTAAAACATCGGCACAGGCGGCGCCGGTGATTCTGCGCGGCGTTGTGCGGTATGGAACTGTCGGCGCCGTCGTGGCGAGCGTGCCGGAACCGGCGACCTGCTCGGCTGCGGTATTGGCGTTTCCCTTCGCGGCGGCGGTTGGCCGCAGGCGCCGTGCTGCACTGATTAGCATGAACGTCAACTAG
- a CDS encoding PEP-CTERM sorting domain-containing protein, which yields MKRHLLACGASLALLATAATAQATVVNIDFGLHPDHPSGATSVLYSGTAAAPDAGTVWNGVQVTDNNAFHGPPGEFGWWSASVSQSNLLNSTGAPTPIGVNVVGVGEPNTGAFAILEGSPNLGAVATDAVGLMRDYLIGFNEPRFVNLSGFAPGTSVNLYLYGAGDTSNRDTMFSVTDVNGTHTATTTGTITGDGNNPVTHTLTLGGDYVVLNGILADANGGISISYLHGAGSGEGPFNGLQAVYNNVPEPTSLGLAGAGLCALLLRRRR from the coding sequence ATGAAACGACATCTTTTGGCATGTGGAGCGTCGCTGGCGCTCTTGGCGACGGCTGCGACCGCCCAAGCAACGGTGGTGAACATCGACTTCGGCCTCCATCCCGATCATCCAAGCGGGGCGACGAGCGTGCTCTACAGCGGCACCGCGGCGGCGCCAGACGCGGGAACGGTTTGGAATGGCGTCCAAGTAACCGACAACAACGCGTTCCACGGGCCTCCCGGTGAATTCGGTTGGTGGTCGGCCAGCGTGAGCCAATCAAATCTGTTGAACTCAACCGGCGCACCGACGCCCATCGGAGTGAATGTCGTCGGCGTCGGGGAGCCGAACACCGGCGCTTTTGCCATCTTGGAAGGTTCGCCCAACTTGGGCGCCGTCGCCACCGATGCCGTTGGCCTGATGCGCGACTATCTCATCGGATTTAACGAGCCCCGGTTTGTCAACTTGAGCGGCTTCGCCCCAGGCACGTCGGTGAATCTGTACTTGTACGGCGCCGGCGACACGAGCAATCGCGACACGATGTTTTCGGTGACCGACGTCAACGGAACGCATACAGCGACGACGACCGGGACGATCACCGGCGACGGCAACAATCCGGTGACGCACACGCTGACGTTGGGCGGCGATTACGTTGTTCTCAATGGCATTCTGGCCGATGCGAACGGCGGGATCTCGATTTCCTACTTGCACGGAGCTGGATCGGGCGAAGGTCCATTCAACGGGCTGCAAGCCGTCTACAACAATGTCCCGGAACCAACATCGCTTGGATTGGCGGGGGCGGGACTCTGCGCGCTTCTGCTGCGGAGACGCAGGTAA